The sequence tataattattctattatatagtgattaataaattatattcgtaattaaatattgactCTAATTCTAAGTAATagcatatttattatatttaaatattatattaattaataaatagttacttaatcagataatgatactaattttatcttaaaaaatagcatattaattatattttaatattatattaactaataaattaatttttgattagatgataattctaattctaaaaaataatattttaaattatatttgtaatattataatcaataaaaattaattttttaattataaaataactttttaattctaaaaataatattatcagtTATAGTATTAAGTTATACAatactaaaatcaattaatatatattttttaaaatagtttttatattattgcactaataaaattttaaaaaaatttatagacatttaaaaatagttaatttgttattatattttaatatattgttaattaatattaaaattaaaaattttattaaattatatctatcaacttaatttataatcgaaataataataacagtcaTGCAACGCACGAATAAATGactaattaatgattaattccttattatacactaaaattaatatgtaaatttGTACTGTTTCAAGAAAAATGTGAACTTGTTACCTCACGCCTGATACGTACACGAGCTCCTTTAACATGGAAGATATAAATatcttaagaaaaaagataaagaaaatataatgtGGTTTGACGTTTTTATACTTAaactgtaatttttttatgataaaaaaattattttaattagttttcttacatttttactatcttaaaaattaatatttttaaatttttataattaaattttaatataatatttattttcataaaattaaattatatagtacTTCTttgttataaaagaaattacagtTATTTAAATGCAAAAATGTCTAACCACGAAGTATTGTTATATTTTCTCCAATACTTTGTTATGCTAGAAAGCATGCCGTGAGTTGCTATTGGACAAAtgtttgttttaaattatttatttagttaaagaTGCTGAATTCAggcttaattaatttcattctTTAGGCTAAGTGATCTCCATCAACAAGCAAGTTCAGGAATTTGAGTTCggtttctttataaatttcattgGCAGGTTCGTGAATTTGGTCATTTATAAGTTTAAATGAGTTCAAGATtgatttcatttcttcttcgatttttaatatggaaataataattaaaactacATTATTTAAATGAAACTAAAGTAACAATACTGGTGAAAGTAATAATACGATATAATATCTTAacacatttaatttttaatttaatataatatatatctaaattttatatcatataaatataaaatattttaatttattatcttattcTTATACATATTATATAGAATTTGTTGAGTAATATTCAgtatttactaattatatgatttttaaacaaaagaataattaaattcctgatatttaaagaatttatatactctcttatattattgttatatatatatatatatatatatatatatatatatatatacattcaAAAATCCATACAtcagataatattttttttatttaaatataataataattaatattactgaAAATTATCAGTGCAAAATTGCGGGtatcaaaactaaatttatatttaagttaaGAGAAGTTGTTTTGCAATATAACTCAATTTGAAAACTTGAAACTTTAACTTCAAgtcttattattaaaattcaaactcaccctataaaatatttaaattaataaattcaatttgatttcattaattaaatatgctAAATACTATTGTAGAATAACAAATTGttaataattagattaaatcCAAGCTTTTTGAGTCAATATTATACAAGAACTCGCCAATCTTTGTATGAATATGTAATAAGTTTCTTAAATAGGcctaaaaaataagaagagtGTGTCTAAggtaataataattcattttaattttaacctaattattaGCATAaacacatatattttaaattttgagattttttaacatatattactatattttgttatatattatttttattttgatgtgtACTTATCtttaacacataaaattcaagttagtataattttaacatttctctattaatttatgtgattaaaaaattacactactaattaaataataattctaattcttaaaaaaaattaattataattttaatattatattaagtaacaaaaataaattaataatctaattagacaatgattctaattctaaaaaaataataatatcaattatattcataatattaatttatataatattaaaagtcaattaatattaaaaaatatattattgaacTAATAAGatctcaaaataataatttttgaaaaaaaatacctaaaggtatttaatttattaatattataaataattataaaatattaaaaattatattaaattttatttataaattcaatttacattattatttataattaaaataataacagcCATATTAACAATGACTATGCAACTCACGAATAAAcatttagtttaaattattagatttaacttttcattataaactctttattatttttataattatccaaACTGGAATATTTCACATCCATCAACAAGTTGTTAGCCTGCAATTAtgagaaatttaattaaaatattcaacGAAAAGATAAtgtaagtatttaataaaatattcaaacaACGTCTTTAATTGTTTGTCATTTGTTGCAATTCAATAGAAAAGAAGTCTCTATTCTAAAGACAATTtgttggaaaaaaaaaaaaaacagttaaAGACCCAACTGATGTAAATTCATGAAGCAATACAGAATTTCATGTGAACGACAAAGTTCAAATTAACTTATAACATCAGCAATGGCCTGAGCCTGTCTTGCTGCTAATCAAAAGAGCTCTTTACCTGAGCCATTTTAGCAAGAACCACTGTTAGTGTGTGCACACTTCAGATACCATTTCTACCAAGAGTTCAGAGACACACACATATACTCACAGGAACAAAGAGATAGCACTTTTGTATACCGTTCAAATGTAATGATTATAATAaatcaactaataaaatgaaaacaaaactGTAAGGTTCTGTACAAAGTTGCATATTTCCACTCATGAAGACATAATGGACTCCTGTTAAAAACCTGCCATCGGTATTGCCTAGCTCGAGCCTCCGTGTCGATAATATAATACTGACCGATAAATGGCAGCGACATGAAGGAAGCAAATAAGTCCTATAAGAATATCATCCAAAAGACCAACTGCACCCACCATTCCTACAGATTAAAGATCCAACAATTGGTTAGATTGCTTTGCTCTTAGTTATAAAAatgatgataaaataattgaatataaagAGATGAGACAAGGAAGTCACCTTCTGGAATAATGTCTACAGGGCTAAGAATGTAGATGCCACTTAATATCATCTGTAGATAAACAAATCGAGTAAGAATCCGTCTATAGAATCAAGTATAACCTCAAACTAATAGTCaaccaattaaataaatacataatatTTTGGTGACAGTTATATAGTCAGCCAGTTTTCATGCACATATTTCTTCACGACAGTTATATTGGTTGCGCTAACCCTGACTGACTGAAAATCTTAAGACTATTCGACACTAAACAATGCAAATTGCCAGTGGATGGATTGGTGGTTTGAGCAAGCTGCTTAATCCATTTCTTGTGCAAGCCCAAGCCTACATTTGCTTACCTTGTTTAGAAATAAAACTAAGAATTAAGGAAGAGGCTATTAGAGAAATTTAATCCCAAATTAGATATTATACAAAAAAACTGGAAATCAATAAGATACTATATAGAGGTTCGACTTACCTATACAGTACACCATATAAATGTGCAACAGAGCTGCTTGTTTTCATCCTCAAATTTTCTTGCCAAGAATCTTGTTCATTATTCCAAAGCATTTATACTTATTTACAATTACGTCATTCCGCCAAATGTGCAGCTTTATCAGCTGCTTGTGCTTTATAAGCTTTCAGCAACCAAGCCTTGCTATATGTGTCACCTTTCTCAACCTGACCCCTATGATACCATCTACAAATTCTCACTTTATAGGAAACTCGCCATTCACTTTTAAGACCAAGGATATGAAAACTTCCATAGTTGTTTGGTTACTCTGGGACAGAGTAAAAGGAATGGGCTCAACTTTCATTCTTTAACAGCTTAACAGAATCTAGAAGTTCTCTTGCTTTGGTCAACACCAAATCTATGTGACATTTCAAGCACACAAAAGCTGAGCTGGCAGCCTGCTGCTTCACCTATTCGTCATCACAATCACAAATGTTCAGCTGTCCTAGTTTTGGGATAGGCTAAATCAAGCTCATTCCTTAATTCAAAGGGTAAGAATCATCCCACATATATGAAAGTAATGCAAACTCACAAAAAAAATACGTAACCTGTAGATAACATGAGATTATGATCCATACTTTcaactcattttcttttcatattacaTCATTGCAAAAATTTtatctcaaaaataaaagacaatgtccataaaatttatgaccTTGGAAAACACGATGAAAACtgaattttaattacataaaagaTACCCTCTAAAAGCAACAGCCCAAATAAACATCCAAGAGTATAGGTCTTAAAAGTGTGTTTTACACCTCTTCCCTATACACCGTTCCTTTCTTCAATCTCCCTAACTTTCTAGTTAGAATAGTAGGGTTGTCTATACATCCAAGTTTATCAATCAGCTGAACCTGCATAACACAACTAGAGCTGAAATCCTAAAACTGTTGACTGGCTGGGTGCTCATTGTCGATTTTCACAGCCAAATATTCTATTAGCTGTTAGTCTCCAGTTCATGCATATGCATACTAATTATAAGGGAGCTAAAATGGTTCAACATTTTAAGTTCCTAAAAGATCACAGAACTTCTAAAAACATATTCAGGATTATAAAATtcgtaatttaaaaataaagtcaaaaGTATTTTCAAGTTTAAAGTGAGAGCCACAAAACTGCAGgcaaaccaaaaagaaaaagcccaCAGCACAAGTTACTAAGTTACTTAACTGCAATATAGACACGTGCCCTGATGACAAGAGGAAGTGATCTTTGAGGATCCATCAGTTCCCGTAACAACCTCCGTAGGAGAAATGGAAGGTCTTGCATTCTCTGTAGATAACAGGATACATGTTGCACAAGTGAGAATTGGATATCAGCAATTTGACGCAAGTTAAATGTGAATTTAATCTAGATGATGAAACGCAATTACACTTGCATAAATACTGATCTAAAAGCACCAATAAATAACAtgctccttttcttcttcttcaccattatttctttttcacttgGTATATGTTCATCTGTGTGATAAACTCACTGATAGCATATTGAAGATGAGAACAAGATGAAAACCTCCAACTACTAATTCGAGCAACCTATGGAATACTAGGTAGAGATTTAACTAAAAGATGAATAACacattaaaaaggaaaaaccaTAGCAACAAATGGGACGTTTATTAGTGTTTCATTCTCTACAGTTGACATGTTAAAACTATTTAGCTCCAAAAATGGCCCTCTATagtcaattaaataataactgCAATATGAAGCATCAAAGATGCGAAAGCATCAACATGTACAGACCTGAAAGAGGCCTCTGGAATGGCCACCAAAGAGACGATTGTAGGTTTCAACTTCTTGCAGAATCTTAGCAACCTCAGGGTATCGGCGCTCCCTTTGTGCAGCTTCACTAGGAACCAACAATGTGATTTGGCGACGGCAAAGAGGGCACTTACATGGTTGAATTGCAGAGGCGTGATGCCATACAAGCATGATACAATCACCTACAcaacatttttataaaaaaaaaaaaaaaaaatctgaaattatttcaaaaaaaaatagacAAAGAGTTGCACAAATTTCAGCAGTCTCtgtaaatttttttccataaaaaagccagagagagagagaaaagaaaagaaagaaataccGCAAAACCAGTGAGAGCAATTGGCTTGACAAGGGACCTTGAACTTTCCATAGCATACCGAGCACCAATCACTGGCTGGAGGTCCgtccattttcttcttcttcttcttcttcttccttgaATACTTGCAATCCAAATTTTCAATCTCTGCCTCTCTCTTCCGCTGCAGGGTTAGGATCCTAAAGCTTAACgcctcttctttttattttctaaaaccGAAAAGTTGGCTAAAATGAATTCCTCATGAAGATATATTTGCAGTTATTTAGGGCGGTACTGTCtgattaaaaatagaaaatgtcaccgtttatccattttttaaatagttagAAAAATACccatatcttttatttatttcaaaattatccCTCTATTTTCTGAACTACCCATCTTtaccttttatatttttctattttttttttgtcttttcaaaattaattttaaatattttaaaaatccttaatatatactatattttaataaatatatatcatttattcTTGATATTGAAGttgaactttttttattttttaaaatttttaaatatctaaaatatactatttGACTTTTGTCGTTCAATTTTTTTGAGTTtgtatattatttcattttaaaaagtttgaaatacctaatatatattatttttcattaaatatatatattttgttagtattcacttttattttattaaatcttacattctttttaactttttaaaataactacaaaaattataaaatattaattaaattatttatttagattttaatattaaacgaaattgatatttcatattattaatatttaaatataaatataataaaattaatttataatttatttaatttatgttaaaaatataccaaacatataatttttttcaatatatactcaacatatatatttttttatattatagcaATTTATTTCGTTTTTGAGATATGATATTCTCAATAATCTctaaatctttaaattaagaaaatatctttaaaatttatttattaattaatgatattaaaaaattaaataaaaaataataatatttaacatatttagtatttttataaataaagtttcGGTATAAGGtgttttagtaattaaaaaaatttattttgaatactTCTATTATCATCAATTTTTACAGATATATTTgtaactattttatatttttatggcATTTATGAAAGAGATCTATTAAAAATTGGactacattattttttctaattaaattttttcaataatatataaatattttaagtttcttttcagtctcataaatatatttcaattagtgtttttaatttaaatttataaataatcacaataaaataatttaatatttaacagTGATATcgtattcataattattatatttgattatatgatataatataatataaaaagtttatatagtcagaaaactttttaaaaagatctaattactaaaagtaaataatttgATAAGAATAAATGTTCTTATATCAATGATGGacatatttcttcttctttcataatattaaatattatttattcttgaaatttgatataatatataagtcagcttttgtattttttattatatcagAACTCCATTGAGTTTTAATAGAACTAACGATTACCTCTTCTGTATTAGTTGGAGAATTACactcataatttaatattacaatttgacacttaaacttattattatgTATTAAACTTATccaagattaattttatatcaaattagaataaaaatttattttaatataagtcAATTTTGgtgtctaataaaaataataagcttaatattcttatttgtatatcttattttttagcataattaatcatagaaaaattttgaaagtactaaaaatactttttttgtttaatattaataaattattatataatttattttaaattttaaataaaataaaaatttattattcttataagatattaaaattaaattatattaaacatGAAAATTTTATTCGTATTAATCTCATATGAATAGTTAATacaaaattcatttttaaccTACGAGATTATCATGATTTTCTTCGTTAACAGTGaacttttcaatttcaatattttttctataaaaactaattGGTGTCTAGATTATTTCGCTATATTAAGACAGACTTTtcagtttattttttactcttaaaatagattttaaatagtttaatactagtatataataaaactaataatagaatgatatttttaactacaaatatttatttatagttcaaaaatattaaacatgaAAATTTTACTTGTATTAATCTCATATGAATGATTAATACAAAACTCATTTTTAATGTACGAGATTATCATGATTTTCTTCATTGACGGTGAACTTTTCAATTTCAGTATTTTTTGTGGTGTCTAGATTATTTCGCTATATTAAGACAGACTGTtcagtttattttttactcttaaaatagattttaaaatagtttaacactagtatataataaaactaataatagaatgatatttttaactataaatatttattttaagttaataactaaaattaaattgtataataatttaatgatattattgtaaatataagtagttttaaaatgtttaaacttgtttaaattaaattgtattagaaataaaaaagttagagccaagaaaaatatatttaattaattattttaattagaactaaaattaattgtattaagaataagattttatttttatttgataataaaattaatttttgatgtatttattatttgataataaatttaaaaattaaattataactataaattattaatttaattcttcaaCTAAAAATGGATGGATAATAgatagttttattaaaatttaagaggattctaatacaataaaaaaatatagtgaTAAACTTGTATATTAAATCAAACTCAAAGATAAATAGTGTTTAACCGTAGAGTCAATTGAGTTAGGATTTTAGATAATTGTAATTGAAATacgaaagaaaaaagaatatttttggaAAGTTTGACTACTGACTTTAAGgatttatttgtataaatatgtatttcttaattagcaaaaagaatatctttgaaataaatagttttaagagtatattaaataattgctAATGCTTAATTATTGCCCTATCAGATATTATATCTGCTCTAATCATAGCATTATTGttagttatatataaattaattatcttaaacaaaaatattttgaatttgtaTTTAAGTTGGTACGAGTTGTACTACTATAAATTGCAATAAAACTCAATTTGAAAACTTGAAATTCAacttcatattataaattaattttattattaaattcaaattcactcaatgaaatatttataataataaattcaatttattccattaattaaatatactagtagaataacaaattattaataattagatcTAATCCAAGCCTTTTTAGTTAATACTTAACACTCAAGAGCTCGCCAATATTTATACGAATACTTAATAAATAGAactaaaaagaataagaagaatgtaagtaaatcaataataattaatttttaatttaaacctAACTATAAACataacttaaattaaattaagttaatgaATTTAATCTTTCACTATAAATtgacttttttatatatatatttatccaatatataatatttcattacatctattaaaagataaatcttAAAATACCACAGTttataataacttaaattttgatatattaatgtatttatttaataagaatttataaaattaaataaagaaatttttttaagcaatttacataaaaaaaatcttagtatgtaaaatttataaattttatataagaagattgtataaattttcactggttaaatataaaagtattaaaaaagaattatgttCGTAATTCACCCATCAACAATATATAATCCTGCAATTATgagaaatataatttcaatattagaaaagaaaaaataatttatatatttaataaaaaaatcaaacaatgtCCTGtaacaatttaaatttcttcGAATTGTTGTAGTCAATTTGTTGCACTTTAATAGGAAAGAAGTCTCTATTCTAAGGACACTTTGTTGGAAAAGAATTGAGTTAGACTCACTTACGGATGTAAATTCATGAAGTAATACAGAAATTTTATGTGAATGACAGTTCCATTAACTTATAACATCAGCAATGGCCttaccaaaaaaaagaaatgaaaaacagTAAGATTTCCTGAAAACGAAATGCAGACGAGTATCCCTTGTATAAATTCATTCTTAAAATGGCTGCATGCAGATTGTTCTCATTTGCATTCTGCAACAACCAACAATGACTTTTCATTCGCAGAACATGGATCACCTCCAAAGTATTTACTTGATACAGGAATGGAACACCTCATCTGCCCCAGACATGCCTGAAAAATTACAGCACAAGGTAACAATCACAAGTCAGTCAGGAAAAGGAAACATACAGACACAAAGTGCCCAATAAAAGCATAGTCACCTTTTGAACAATGGCTTCTGAAGAAGATGAGTGACACATTCCAACAGCATAAGCATCTCCACAGGTACCTTCTGGAGTTCCATAGCTTgcaaataatatattagaaatcTTGGTATTTGAAGGGCAATCTAATTTAACCCTAGGTCTTGCCTGGAGTGAGTTGTTGTTatcagtattagttcttttgcTCCATGAAGATACAAGAGTAAGATGAGAAGCAGTCACATGGCTGCATATTTTGGAAATTGATGCAGTGTCTACTGATATTTGAAGAGGGTTCCCACCTGATTCTTCTAATACGACTAATAGGTTGCCTTTGGGTTTGAGGAAAGATCTTGGCACATTGTACCTGTAAGAAGTAAAAGTGATTCATTCAAACCTGACAGCCCTGAAGATGGCTCCAGTATTAAAATATGCATACCATATTTGTGAAGATCCATCTGAAGCACGATATGAGGGCCAGTATCTTCCAATGCTTTGGCCATTAACCCAAGCTTCACCTTTTCCCATGGAACCAAGGTTTAAAGCGACTGGGGCATCTTCTAGAGGTGCATCAAATAGTGTCTGTCACACAAGCAATCCTGTTATAATTTGTTGAGTTATTGGAGAAAGGAACAATTTTGTATAGCACAATAGAGAAAGAAGATATGACAGATTGAATTGTTTCTACCTTATACCATGTTAATGGATTTAGGGCATTCTTTGAGAAATTTGCCCACTGGACTTGGCTTGAACCTTGATCTGTGAAAATTTGTAACTTCTCTCCAAGCAATCCTACCTGCATCAAATGATAACTTGTAAAGAATGTAGAACTAGGAAAATTTAGGAGTATGAAGGATCATTATATCATAATCCACACaacaagaacaaaagaatCTTAAAAGATGCATGtgaaaatcaaagaaaggCAATAATTAGCATCTCCAGAAGAAAATATACCTGATATCCCCATGAATAGTTGGTGAACTCCTTGTTACCCTCTTTCTCTTGAATCTTCACCTTCCTTAATCCAGCTGCTCTTCTCTCCATATATGCTCCTGAATCCTTTAAACCAAAAGCCAGAGAAATTAAACACAAGTATTAAAGAGTTAAGTAATATGTAGCATAAGATTTAAGTAACAAATTAGGCCTTGTTCCCAAGATAGACACTGTTCTGAAAGCTAGATATGAGCTGAAAGTGAAATTCATAACTTgcatgaatttcttttttctcagtTCAAGATACAAATGTAGAATTGGTATTGAGGTAGTACCGGCATTCCAACCATCACGCTCAGCAAGGACACATTGTTAACTCCTTCACTCAAAGATACTGTGCTTTGGAGAGTGAACTGTGGATTTTTGTGACTTCCTTGAGCATAACCTATATGATCATAGCATAAAAGCTTTGctaaattatcataaattttgaCATTGTAAAGAAAATGTTGCAAATGTTATAaagaagattaaaagaaaattgcatTTAATTGAACCCACCTACTGCTTGACCATTGACAAAGGCATGCAGAACATGTCCAAGAGACCTCACATTGAGTACTGCCTGAGTATCAGAGGATTCTTGCTGAAATCTGTTACAAAATTAGAAAGGGTATCAAAATTACTCTTTAAACTAATGAAATACAGCAGTCTCAGGGTCAGAAATTTGAGTTCAGTACGGAAATTATTTGTTATACCTGAAAGTGTACCAAAGATAATCAGATGCGTCTTTTGTAGTACTCATTTGCTCCAGTATAGCTTCTGATTTTACTGATGTCTCATCAAAGTTAACAATTGCTTCTTGGTATTGAACCCACTTATCTTCTCCATCTAGCAACTTGCTTCTGGTCATACTTCTCGTAGTGTACTGAGTGCTTACCTGTCTCAAAAACAAATTTTCCAAGACTCTGAGTTGTGGGACAATGCAAGAAAAGTTTTCCTTTCAGAATACATGTTTGTTTCTATGGCAAAATTTAGGGTCTCCATTGCACAAGATTCTATGGTCTatagtatataattttaattagtattgGCCTTGCCTTTGCAGTATTGAAGGCAACGGTCTTGCAATCAGGTAATATGCTAATAGAATTGGGGGGCAAATCATATGAAGCATTTCGAAACTGCACTGATGCTGTATTTGCAGTGTCATTATTGAGCAGAAAAGCAGCACATTCTCCTGACAACCCAGTAAACACAAAGGCCTAGataacaaatcaaaatattcataaatatattttgttaaccaagtttagaaaagaaaaaatgcaaGTAGTAGTGTTCATACTTGTTGCTGTTGGCCCAGAGAGATTGTAACCTGCCCTCCTGATAGTAAAGGAGTTAAACATAGCTTAATTGCAGCATGCATCTCCTTCAGATGACCCCATTTAGGCTGCCTAATCAATCCTATATTCATCATATTAAGTTGGTAGGGTAAGACATTACagtaataaacaattaattaatattataaaataaaaagttaatagtTCTTAgagataaataaagaaaagtatcATGTGGTTTTACCATTGAcaacttttattatatatttttttaagttaaaatgatGTATGtggttaaaaataataaaaaaataaatattttacaattgAAAAGTATTAACCGGCAATGATTTAGCTATTTTCACTATAATTggttataattattatatttctcaTACTTGATAATATGGGTTTAAagtttaataactcaaaatataattatttaatcatcaaattgatttcatcggatcaataactttttaaatcgTGATTATAAGgtcaaataatagaattagaagTTATTAAGTTTCAAATTCAGATTATCAAATACTATGACTGATCGATTTGAATGTGGTTGAATCCTTACAAACCGAGACCCTTTTAacgataaattatatttttttgtcgCGATTTGCAATGAGGCAGTCTTTATATctgaaaaaaattacatactaaTGAAATCCCATATTCCAAATTTTTATGGTAAAAATTTG is a genomic window of Ricinus communis isolate WT05 ecotype wild-type chromosome 2, ASM1957865v1, whole genome shotgun sequence containing:
- the LOC8281372 gene encoding E3 ubiquitin-protein ligase RNF170, with translation MDGPPASDWCSVCYGKFKVPCQANCSHWFCGDCIMLVWHHASAIQPCKCPLCRRQITLLVPSEAAQRERRYPEVAKILQEVETYNRLFGGHSRGLFQRMQDLPFLLRRLLRELMDPQRSLPLVIRARVYIAMILSGIYILSPVDIIPEGMVGAVGLLDDILIGLICFLHVAAIYRSVLYYRHGGSS
- the LOC8281371 gene encoding beta-galactosidase 16; amino-acid sequence: MAGVINLLLVLVAVLTGGARGGDVTYDGRSLIVDGQRKLLFSGSIHYPRSTPEMWQSLIAKAKEGGLDVIDTYVFWNLHEPQPGQYDFSGRRDIVRFIKEVQAQGLYVCLRIGPFIQGEWSYGGLPFWLHDIPGIVFRSDNEPFKVQMQGFTTKIVTMMQSEKLYVSQGGPIILSQIENEYGTVEEAYHEKGPAYVKWAAQMAVGLNTGVPWVMCKQNDAPDPVINACNGLRCAETFVGPNSPNKPAIWTENWTTRYVITGENIRIRSVEDIAFQVTQFIVAKKGSFVNYYMYHGGTNFGRTASAFVPTSYYDQAPIDEYGLIRQPKWGHLKEMHAAIKLCLTPLLSGGQVTISLGQQQQAFVFTGLSGECAAFLLNNDTANTASVQFRNASYDLPPNSISILPDCKTVAFNTAKVSTQYTTRSMTRSKLLDGEDKWVQYQEAIVNFDETSVKSEAILEQMSTTKDASDYLWYTFRFQQESSDTQAVLNVRSLGHVLHAFVNGQAVGYAQGSHKNPQFTLQSTVSLSEGVNNVSLLSVMVGMPDSGAYMERRAAGLRKVKIQEKEGNKEFTNYSWGYQVGLLGEKLQIFTDQGSSQVQWANFSKNALNPLTWYKTLFDAPLEDAPVALNLGSMGKGEAWVNGQSIGRYWPSYRASDGSSQIWYNVPRSFLKPKGNLLVVLEESGGNPLQISVDTASISKICSHVTASHLTLVSSWSKRTNTDNNNSLQARPRVKLDCPSNTKISNILFASYGTPEGTCGDAYAVGMCHSSSSEAIVQKACLGQMRCSIPVSSKYFGGDPCSANEKSLLVVAECK